Sequence from the Miscanthus floridulus cultivar M001 chromosome 16, ASM1932011v1, whole genome shotgun sequence genome:
ttctcactcacacattggacggcactagtatatgcagctcgcccaccgtcagcacactgtattaccgcggctctacttctgtgatatattatgttatttcgtcgatgttatataaatttatgatggacgatggattatagagtttttctagtgaaatgatgccaaatttgtttaaaactcaatttaaatttatttaaatttgaaccgATATTTCCAAAATTTCATATTTATCGCTGGGGACCGAATTTTTTTTCTTACCGGTATTGTAAACCCTGGGCGCGGCAAGAAAAGAGCAGGGCGGCCTCGGCGCGCAGAAGAAGGCAGGGAGAGGGAGCAGCGCGGCGTGGGCGGTGGCCATGAGCAGCGGAGCAAGGGCGGCGGCACTGCGCAGCCACATAAGCATGGTATGGGCGCGGGCAGAGGCTGGCGTGGGCGGCACAGAGATGCACACATGATTCTTACTATTTTGGAATCTCCCAGGAACGCTCAGAAccagggcctcgtttagattgcaaatttttgcaatctgaacACTGTAGtacgttttgtttgtatttgacaaactttatctgatcatggactaactaggcttaaaagattcgtctcgtgatttacaaccaaactgtgtaattagttattttttttatcgatatttaatgcttcatacatacgtccaaaaattgatgtgacggatagaaagtgaaaaaacttagaaccttgaagcaatctaaaccaggcccagACCTGGATACTCAGGTTCAACAATTGATTTTTAGAGCGAAAACCAGACCTCCGGTCGAGGCAACCGGACCTCTGGTCCAAGCGCTCAGGTTCCCCAAAATCAATTTTTCGCGCAACACCGGACCTCCGGTCTAAACCGGACCTCCGTAGCAGCTCTCAGCCTGCAGCGATTAAAATCCTGAATATTTTCCGGACAACTCCGGTATGGGCTCTCAAATTCCAGTATAAAAACTAAAATGCCCATAACTTTTTCTCCGAACTTCAATTTCGATCTTGGACCATTTTGAAAAGCTTATCCAGAAGACTATCCATCCCAATTAAACTTCATTTTCAAAAGCCTTTTCCAATTGTGCTCAATCAACCAAGTGCTCCACATGTCGAGTGTGAGTCAGCACGGCTTAAGATAATTAATTGttataacaccctggtgttacttTATAATTAATTATCaagtaacaccggggtgttacactttCTTAGGGAGAAGGACCAGGTGAGCACGGTTGAGGCTATCCACGTCGGCCGAGCCCCCATGAAAGGAATTGAGGAAGGCCAAGATGTTGAGCTTAGTGCGGCTCCAGAACAACCGGTAGAAGGCGGGGCCGAACCCATCCGGGATGGGACTGGAGTTTGAGTCCATTGCAAAGAGCGCCTTGGTGGCCTCATCAAGAGAGAAGGGCTCAGTGAGAGTATGTTCATCCATAACATAAGTTGGGTAAAGGTCAGAGAGGGAGAAATCCCATTGAGTTGGAGTTGCCAGACCAAGGAGATTTGAGTAAAAGTTGTGGAGGATGACCGCTTTGGAGGTATGCGAAGTGCAGAGCGAGTCGCCGTCCTGAAGTTCTTGGATGTGGTTCTTCCTTTTCCAGCCGGAGGCtgaggcatggaagaaacggGAATTTTCATCCCACTCGAAGGCCAGTTTCAGGTTGAAATGTTGGCGCCAATAGATGAGCTTAGCTCTGAGCACCTCTTGGAGAGTTGTGGCAGCGACATCGAGGAGGCTGCACTCATTCAGATGGAGGGGTTGGCACTCCTCGAGAAGATCAAGGGAGTCCATAAGAGCCCGGAGGTCGTGCTCTCGCTGCCTAGGGGATTTGTGGCGCTTCGCCCACTGCTTGCACTCGCGGTGACAGGCTTTGATGTGCCCGCACAGGCATTGGATTACCGCGCCGAAGGCAGTGCCAGTCCAGGCGGAAGAGACAAGGGCGACGAAGCCGGGCTAAGAGGTCCAGTACTTCTCAAAACGAAAGCAAGGTGACCTGGGAAGCTTGGTGGAGATGGCAGCGAGGAGTGGGACATGATCAGAGAGGGTGCGGGTGCAGGCCGAGAGAGTGGTGTTGGGGAAGACCCGTGTCTGAAATGTAAGTTCTAAAATGCTCGATTGCCATGGAAGCCAATTAGGAACCTGGGGACCCAAATGAACAGATGAAAAATGTGCCTTGTGTAAGTTGAACGGAGGTTCCCAATGCGAATCCATGATGACTTCAAGATAAGTCTGAGAAAGGTATATTTCCTTCAAATTTGTCAAACCAGAGAAGTGATCTTCTGACATCACACCGCTCAAGCTATTAGGGTCAACTTGGTCAGATTTTTTAATGTTCCAATTTCAACAGGCACAGAACCACTTAAGTCGTTGTAGCCGACGctacgggaaacacgtgatttgccgagtacaaaaatctttaccgagtgctaaaTTTCGGGCATTCGGTaaagacctgctttgccgagcgccgcactcggcaaaatatgacactcggcaaagaggccgcaaaggcctgcactcggcaaaggctgtctttgccgagtgcctggcacttggcaaaggcagacactcggcaaagattggtagggcttaacggcatccagcggcgtcctctttgccgagtgccccctgtttggcactcggcaaagaatttattttgccgagtgccaaaactgggcactcggcaaaatattttttttggttttttgccaccaattttttttgaagctttagtacactaccacaaacaacatgtttaaatttgggacattttcattgccttttagcatatttctatagtttattttgttttgttgaatttttccagaaaatataagtttgaactgcaggtgcatcgaataatggattacattcgttcaaaaaatgttatccttgtttcttagtgtaaatttaggctaaatccaggaactgtctcgaaatttcgatcaacgtgctcacggggcaacgccgccaacttgcgtgggagtggtttttttaattgtataaaatgcgaacgaattccgcTGCGGTCGTCCCCGCCGTCATCGCCGACCCTCGTCGCTGCCATTCTCGTCGCGAAtgtatgccctacacctgtagtagttagtagtagtacttagtagtgttagtagcagttagtaagtagtagtagttagtagttagtagtgttagtagtattgttagtagtaagtagtgatagtagtagtgttagtgttggtagtAGTTATAGTGGTAGTActacttgttgttgtactacttcgatactttcatctgcatggaaagagaactaaagtacatggctcgtcttggtatatatatgtttgttggccttcgtgcctatgtttggtatatatgtggttgttggccatcgagcctacgtttcttgcaggttttggaaacctccccgtgtaggggaggtgctgtcgaaattttcaatggattctaacctattgcctttttatgtaggagaaggacctgtgggagggactcggcgaccccgatcgtcttcgtcggcgctgctggtCTGCCTACACCGCatcgcctcaccactgcaccgacacgccactgccccgctagcctgactccaccgccaccctaggtataaccccctcctcctttgcatgcatgttttatatggtcacgtagcccagttaggcgtctcctgttcgaaagagatacggtcggaggtatgcagatctttgcatatctacgaccgtatctctttcggattgtccacgtattttggacagtctgcggatgcatagatgaggttagtttccatggttcgctccggtccgagacagactttcggcatcacctcccagttgttctccggatacacactctcccttgcaggacgtgtatcgggagaacagcggggaggtgctaccaaaattctgtctcggataggagcagagcattgaaactgacctcatctacgcatccgcgggtgggattaggacctatcctcacctattagatggtaggaacaccgtgcagatgcaattgctagttatattactcgcttacatatgtatatgctagaggatggagaaccgtgattggatgtacacgggccatgcaagtatgaccccagaatggatgactaagactaatgctttcttggagcattcatttggcgaggctgctagagggtcgagtcggatgccgtgtccttgcagcaaatgtgacaaccgtgtaagaaagaatatgaagaacgtgggggaagatctttgcaagtatggattcacgccaaactatacctgctggatccaccatggtgaagccgatcgtattagagaggaggtggtgagaccacgcctcgaggcttttgatggagatgcgggggtagcagactggatggatgactttcaggaggcacgattcggtgaaggattagaggacgagccagaggaatccgcaaaggcgtactatgatatgttgtcttcggcacagaagccccttcacgaaaagacaatggtttcgcaattggatgccattggacgcctaatggcgttcaagtcacagtgtagcatgagtcgagacaacttcgatggtatgttggcagttgttggatccctgcttctggagggtcacattctgccaaagaactTGTATGAGTCACACAAACTTCTTCAtgcccttaagatgccgtatgagcacatccatgcttgtccgaatggttgtgtcctatttaggaaagatcacgagaaagcaacgcactgtccaaagtgcaaatcctctaggtatctagaggtcgacactagtgatggcaagaaggaacagcttggtatccccgcgaaggtcctacggtaccttcctgtcataccgaggatccaatggctgtacatgacagaggagtccacgaaacagatgacatggcacaaacatggcaaaagatacaatgctgacaagatggtacacccatcggatggcgatgcatggacccatttcgatggcatacatcatggtaaagctgaggaggctcagaatgTACGTGtagcactggcaacagatgggttcaacccctatggattactggcggccccgtacacttgttggcccgtgttcgtgatccccctcaatctccccccccccccccccccctcggcgtcatgtttcaacccaagaacatattttttgtcactgataattcctagacacccggggaacaagatgggtttgttcatggagcctctcattgatgaattgatccttgcttgggaaaaggggtaCTGACATacaaccgagctacaaagaagaacttcacaatgcatgtgtggtaccactactccctgcatgacttcctggcgtatggcatattctatgcatggtgtgttcatgggaagttcccatgcccaatatgcaagacagctgtgaggttcacttggctgaagaggggtggcaagttttcttcgtttgaccaacatcgtcaattcctccctcttgaccatccattcagacgagacgtcaagaacttcaggaaaggggttcaagtcaccgaccctgcacctcagatgatgaccggtgccgaggtccatgctgagatagaggctctcaaagatgataaagagaaaggtggttttattggatatggtgaggaacaccagtggactcataaatcgggcttgactaggctcccctatttcaatgaccttcttgttccacacaacattgatgtaatgcacacagaaaagaatatcgccgaggcgctttttgcaacactcatggacattcctaataagtcaaaggacaacgttaaggctagactggacctggcaacgatgtgcgataggccaaagcaagtgatgaagcctcccGTGCCCGacaagaaatggagaaggactccggtcaatttcgtcttgaaaaaggaccaaaggaaggaagtactacaatggatctagacgttaatgttccctgatgggcatgcggcaaatttgagtaggggagtgaacttgtccactatgcgagtcttagggatgaagagtcatgactaccacatatggattgagcggctccttcctgcgatgacccgaggatacgtccctgagcatgtgtggcgcgtgctagcagagttgagctatttctttcgctagctttgtgccaaggagttatctcgggtcatgattgatgacttggagaaagtggcacctgtgttgctctgcaagttggagaagatcttcccatccggcttcttcctggcgatgcagcatctgattttgcacctaccgtacgaggcacgaatgggaGGGCCCGTGTAGACCCGTTGGTGCtatacaattgagagatgtctaaagattctttggaaaaagtgtagaaataaagccaaaattgaggcttctgtggcagaggcattcattctggaggaggtgtcaaacttcacaacagcatACTACAAGGATGGCCTTCCTAGCGTGCACAATCGTCCCCCTCATTACAACGCGGacgagagttcatcgaaccttagccttttcaaagggcaactcggaaaggcaagcgcatcgagcaccaagaccttgcggcatgatgagtggcgcactatcatgttgtatgtgttattgaaccttgacgaagtgaagccttatgtgcagtaagttctcaatgagcttgttacatacgcccttgtcactatcctccatctatcgaacccccttatctcttgttttttcagggaatttctaaaaaaaatactagagagggaatagggctccttcccctcaagaagaggatagtcttctcaaagatggtgtgcctGATTTCATATCCTAGTTCGATAcaaaggtaccgtccaatttacctcgttcaatctttgacatcccactttgctcctacgagcgagtaatgtaacgatctatccGGTCTGACCTTGTAGGCCCGCAAGGATGCGAAAATGGATGCTGAGTTGAAAGGGCTCGCCAAAGGCTTCGCCTAtaaggtcaagtcattcaccgtttatgatgtgaatggctatcgctttcacacaagaaactaCGAGCGGAGTCGGCCCAATCGGA
This genomic interval carries:
- the LOC136510301 gene encoding uncharacterized protein → MDSLDLLEECQPLHLNECSLLDVAATTLQEVLRAKLIYWRQHFNLKLAFEWDENSRFFHASASGWKRKNHIQELQDGDSLCTSHTSKAVILHNFYSNLLGLATPTQWDFSLSDLYPTYVMDEHTLTEPFSLDEATKALFAMDSNSSPIPDGFGPAFYRLFWSRTKLNILAFLNSFHGGSADVDSLNRAHLVLLPKKV